One Edaphobacter lichenicola DNA window includes the following coding sequences:
- a CDS encoding HPF/RaiA family ribosome-associated protein, whose amino-acid sequence MQIQISSDKNISMHSKLSHLIESDLHRILNRFKDEITRVEVHLSDEDGDKAGAQDKRCRLEVRPKRHQSLAVTNKSSNIPASVTGAASKMQRLLISTFGRIQDKNRALTTRASGQGQNLVLKPEAI is encoded by the coding sequence ATGCAGATTCAGATCAGCAGCGATAAAAACATCTCCATGCACAGCAAACTCTCACACTTGATCGAGTCCGATCTTCACCGCATCCTGAACCGATTCAAAGATGAAATCACCCGCGTTGAGGTCCACCTCAGCGACGAAGATGGGGACAAGGCCGGAGCGCAGGACAAACGCTGCCGCCTCGAAGTCCGCCCAAAACGCCACCAGTCCCTGGCCGTCACCAACAAATCCTCGAACATCCCCGCCTCGGTCACCGGCGCCGCCTCCAAGATGCAGCGGCTCCTCATCAGCACCTTCGGCCGCATCCAGGACAAAAACCGCGCCCTCACCACCAGAGCCAGCGGCCAGGGCCAGAACCTGGTCCTAAAGCCCGAAGCCATCTAA
- a CDS encoding response regulator, translating into MHILPLLGYLSLLTTSAVLLIAFLRVQRNCREMTDQLNQAREQQHQHTLQLTHRSELDTLKDEFISTVSHELRTPLTSIRGALGLLSSGIIGDVDAKALNLLRIAVTNTDRLIRLINDILDLERMESGRAPLQIRRCSLRDLAQQAIDTMTAMADANTVHLALEPSTVAQVAYPEALFFDGDADRILQVLTNLLSNAIKFSPAASTVRIHTEAASDSILLKVVDEGRGIPADKLDTIFDRFQQIEPSDARQKGGTGLGLAICRSIVQQHSGSIWAQRNLGPGTTLYMMLPRTTRATDVAVPSQLPPRGEGAILVCDDDAGIRTVVAEHLTRQGYTVVEASSGEQALILAAEHHVEAILLDLYMPGLSGWETLQRLRNNPITANIPVVVLSVLSSTLRPQLTGDAQGWVQKPFNENLLFAELGRVLHQGEGPAYVLLVEDDEDLASVLTASFQDAAVHVDHAATRQQAIRQCITRPPDLLILDLTLPDGDGFSLVEWLRQQPTLRTMPLVVYSGREMSETEMAKLRLGPTEFLTKAKVQPQEVEELVLSMVHRLRTKFADLATAGPAA; encoded by the coding sequence ATGCACATCCTTCCTCTACTTGGCTATCTCTCGCTCCTGACTACCTCCGCAGTTTTGCTTATCGCCTTTTTGCGCGTTCAACGTAACTGCCGCGAGATGACCGACCAGCTGAACCAGGCCCGCGAGCAGCAACATCAGCACACCCTTCAACTCACCCATCGCTCCGAGCTCGACACCCTCAAAGACGAGTTCATCTCCACCGTCTCGCACGAGCTCCGCACTCCCCTTACCAGCATCCGCGGCGCACTCGGCCTTCTCTCCTCCGGCATCATCGGCGACGTCGACGCCAAAGCTCTCAACCTCCTTCGCATCGCAGTCACCAACACCGACCGCCTCATCCGCCTCATCAACGACATCCTCGACCTCGAGCGCATGGAGTCCGGCCGCGCCCCGCTGCAGATTCGCCGCTGCTCCCTGCGCGATCTCGCCCAGCAGGCCATCGACACCATGACCGCCATGGCCGACGCCAACACCGTTCATCTTGCGCTCGAACCGTCCACCGTCGCCCAGGTCGCCTATCCCGAAGCCCTCTTCTTCGACGGCGACGCCGACCGCATCCTCCAGGTCCTCACCAATCTCCTCTCGAACGCGATCAAGTTCTCCCCCGCCGCTTCTACGGTCCGCATCCACACCGAAGCCGCCTCCGACTCCATCCTCCTCAAGGTCGTCGACGAAGGCCGCGGTATCCCCGCCGACAAGCTCGACACCATCTTTGACCGCTTCCAGCAGATCGAACCCTCCGACGCCCGCCAGAAAGGCGGCACCGGCCTCGGCCTCGCCATCTGCCGCAGCATCGTCCAGCAGCACTCGGGCTCCATCTGGGCTCAGCGCAACCTCGGCCCCGGCACCACGCTCTACATGATGCTTCCCCGCACCACCCGCGCCACCGACGTCGCCGTTCCCTCCCAGCTCCCCCCGCGCGGCGAAGGCGCCATCCTGGTCTGCGACGACGACGCCGGCATCCGCACCGTAGTAGCCGAGCACCTCACCCGCCAGGGCTACACCGTCGTCGAAGCCAGCTCCGGCGAACAGGCCCTCATCCTCGCCGCCGAGCATCACGTCGAAGCCATCCTCCTCGATCTCTACATGCCCGGCCTCAGCGGTTGGGAGACCCTTCAGCGTCTCCGCAACAACCCCATCACCGCCAACATCCCCGTCGTTGTGCTCAGCGTTCTGTCCTCCACCCTCCGTCCCCAGCTCACCGGCGACGCGCAGGGCTGGGTCCAGAAACCCTTCAACGAAAACCTCCTCTTCGCGGAACTAGGTCGCGTGTTGCATCAGGGGGAAGGCCCAGCCTATGTCCTCCTCGTCGAAGACGACGAAGACCTCGCCAGCGTCCTCACCGCCAGCTTCCAAGACGCGGCAGTCCACGTCGATCACGCCGCCACCCGCCAGCAGGCCATCCGCCAGTGCATCACGCGCCCGCCAGACCTCCTCATCCTCGACCTCACCCTGCCCGACGGCGACGGCTTCTCCCTCGTCGAGTGGCTCCGCCAGCAGCCCACCCTGCGCACCATGCCACTGGTCGTCTACTCCGGCCGCGAGATGTCCGAGACCGAGATGGCCAAGCTCCGCCTCGGCCCCACCGAGTTCCTCACCAAGGCCAAGGTCCAGCCGCAGGAGGTCGAAGAACTCGTCCTCTCCATGGTCCACCGCCTCCGCACCAAGTTCGCCGACCTCGCCACCGCAGGTCCAGCCGCCTAG
- a CDS encoding Hpt domain-containing protein — MKKADQIDNVLASLWKKNLPTLRERLDLLDRTASLAASGTLPEEPRLEAYSIAHKLTGSLGMFGYQQGTDIARKIEHILKSPTPAELTTLAALAKDLRTSLSAGL; from the coding sequence ATGAAAAAAGCTGACCAGATCGACAACGTCCTCGCCAGCCTCTGGAAGAAGAACCTTCCAACCCTGCGCGAACGTCTCGACCTGCTCGACCGCACCGCCTCCCTCGCCGCCTCCGGCACCCTCCCCGAAGAACCCCGCCTCGAGGCCTATAGCATCGCCCACAAGCTCACCGGCTCTCTCGGCATGTTCGGCTATCAGCAAGGCACCGACATCGCCCGCAAGATCGAGCACATCCTGAAATCTCCCACCCCTGCTGAGCTCACCACCCTCGCCGCGCTCGCAAAAGATCTCCGCACCTCTCTCTCCGCCGGCCTTTAG
- the pgm gene encoding phosphoglucomutase (alpha-D-glucose-1,6-bisphosphate-dependent) — protein sequence MSHPTQTPNQPGQPPLPANLVNLSRLITAYYTLHPDPAILAQRVAFGTSGHRGSAFKTAFNEDHIAAITQAIVDYRRSPENAQKATGPLFLAQDTHALSEPAFATALEVLAANNVEVMVDTDLAYTPTPALSHAVLTYNAQHKDHQSDGIVITPSHNPPEDGGFKYNPPNGGPADTTATKWIENRANDIIAAGLTAVKRIPYTQALNAATTHRHDYITSYVDDLSNVIDFEVLKGTTLKLAVDPLGGAGVHYWPRIADKHHLPLQILNPNVDATFRFMTTDWDGRIRMDCSSPYAMASMIANKERYDVAFAADTDHDRHGIVTRTTGLLNPNHYLSVCIQYLFTNRPQWSAKVGIGKTLVSSSIIDRVAKGLNRPMLEVPVGFKWFVAGLIDGTLGFVGEESAGSTFLRRNGQVWTTDKDGLIPGLLAAEMTARTGKDPGQLYAELTAKYGNPVYERIDAAATKDQKAKLAKLSPAQVTAKTLAGEPITAILTEAPGNHAPIGGLKVTTENGWFAARPSGTEDVYKIYAESFKGLDHLKQIQTEAQALVTAAIS from the coding sequence ATGAGCCATCCAACTCAGACTCCCAACCAGCCTGGCCAGCCCCCACTCCCCGCCAACCTGGTCAACCTCTCTCGCCTCATAACCGCCTACTACACCCTCCATCCCGACCCCGCCATCCTCGCCCAGCGCGTAGCCTTCGGAACCTCCGGTCACCGCGGCAGCGCCTTCAAAACCGCCTTCAACGAAGACCACATCGCCGCCATCACCCAGGCCATCGTCGACTACCGCCGCAGTCCTGAGAACGCCCAGAAAGCCACCGGCCCCCTCTTCCTCGCCCAGGACACCCACGCCCTCTCCGAGCCTGCCTTCGCCACCGCCCTCGAGGTCCTCGCCGCCAACAACGTCGAAGTCATGGTCGACACTGACCTCGCCTACACCCCCACCCCCGCCCTCTCCCACGCCGTCCTAACCTACAACGCCCAGCACAAAGATCATCAATCGGACGGCATCGTCATCACCCCCTCCCACAACCCGCCCGAGGACGGAGGCTTCAAGTACAACCCACCCAACGGCGGCCCCGCCGACACCACCGCCACCAAGTGGATCGAGAACCGCGCCAACGACATCATCGCCGCCGGACTCACCGCCGTAAAACGCATCCCCTACACCCAGGCCCTCAACGCCGCCACCACTCACCGCCACGACTACATCACCTCCTACGTGGATGACCTTAGCAACGTCATCGACTTCGAAGTCCTCAAGGGCACCACCCTAAAACTAGCCGTAGACCCACTCGGCGGAGCCGGAGTCCACTACTGGCCCCGCATCGCCGATAAGCATCATCTACCGTTACAAATCCTCAACCCCAACGTAGACGCCACCTTCCGCTTCATGACCACCGACTGGGACGGCCGCATCCGCATGGACTGCTCCTCCCCCTATGCGATGGCCAGCATGATCGCCAACAAAGAAAGGTACGACGTAGCCTTCGCCGCCGACACCGACCACGACCGCCACGGCATCGTCACCCGCACCACCGGCCTCCTCAATCCGAACCACTACCTCTCCGTCTGCATCCAATACCTCTTCACCAATCGCCCCCAGTGGTCCGCCAAAGTCGGCATCGGCAAAACCCTCGTCTCCTCCTCCATCATCGACCGCGTAGCCAAAGGCCTCAACCGCCCCATGTTAGAAGTGCCAGTGGGTTTTAAGTGGTTTGTGGCAGGCCTCATCGACGGCACCCTCGGCTTCGTCGGCGAAGAGTCCGCCGGCTCCACCTTCCTCCGCCGCAACGGCCAGGTCTGGACCACCGACAAAGATGGCCTCATCCCCGGCCTCCTCGCCGCCGAGATGACCGCCCGCACCGGCAAAGACCCCGGCCAACTCTACGCCGAGCTCACCGCCAAGTACGGCAACCCCGTCTACGAACGCATCGACGCCGCAGCCACCAAAGATCAAAAAGCAAAGCTCGCAAAACTCTCACCCGCACAGGTCACCGCAAAAACACTAGCCGGCGAACCCATCACCGCCATCCTCACCGAAGCGCCCGGCAACCACGCCCCCATCGGCGGCCTCAAGGTCACAACCGAAAACGGCTGGTTCGCCGCCCGCCCCTCCGGCACCGAAGACGTCTACAAGATCTACGCCGAATCCTTCAAAGGCCTCGATCACCTCAAACAAATCCAGACCGAAGCCCAGGCCCTCGTAACCGCCGCCATCTCCTAA
- a CDS encoding DNRLRE domain-containing protein, with protein MGQVRRILLYGLGLARLWAAALPASAVETTLVADAHVNSARPAVNSGAISNLNVGGGYTALLQFDLSMLPAGTTAAQVSRATLRLYCNRMDTAGSVSVQPVNGSWGEYSVTYGTLPALGSAVKTVAVGQAGAYVVVDVTGLVQGWVSAPATNNGVALTAGTAVVQFDSKENDLTGHAAVLDVALASGGATGATGATGPAGPAGPTGAAGATGPAGPAGAPGLSFQGAYAAGSTYALHDVVTYSGSSFVSLTGGNRGNTPGLTAQWAVLAQAGTGSGGSGGAVGLAYQGTYAGATNYALNDVVTYQGSSYVSLIVANHGNTPGLSPGQWGVLALGAVGIQGPAGPAGVQGLQGSTGPAGPIGAAGPTGAAGAAGAPGLPGLVYQGAYASTTNYALGDVVLWQGASYASLLNGNHGNTPSASPGQWGVLTAQGPAGTTGAQGPQGIAGAQGLPGSVGPNGPPGPQGLQGISGQAGAQGLTGATGAQGLGGPMGPQGPAGPVGMTFRGTYSSAVNYGLADGVVFGGSAYVSLVAGNIGNTPSLSPAQWSLFATGSTGATGAQGPAGPAGLPGPAGVAGAAGPQGATGATGPQGPPVANYTGNYLSSTNYALHDAVSFNGSTYVSLVGGNVGNTPSLSPGQWAVLTAQGVAGPAGAAGSVGPAGATGPAGANGAVGPQGPPVSFVGGWLVGTSYPVGSAVSFGGSSYIALVANVGREPDLSPSYWGLLAQAGAQGPAGATGATGLQGATGFPGPQGVAGPTGATGSAGPAGLTGATGPAGPQGAAGPAGVAGPAGMVYRGAYSSSTNYGLNDAVSYLGSSYISFISSNLGNAPNVNPSVWSLLAAQGAAGATGPAGATGAQGTTGVQGPQGVAGPAGPAGAVGVTFRGPWGVAATYHANDVVSFGGATYLAATGSVGAEPDLSPAVWGVLAQDGSAGATGPAGAAATVSVGTVTTGAAGTQASVTNVGSANAAVLNFTIPQGAAGANGTGGSGGGAGTSGIPFSSIYHSVSFNLLFHSVNSSADAATETDAVLTWVPAGCTATQLSVFSRETTNTVNVILRQGTPGSMANTSLACSVAPGASCTQEGNVTVAAGNFVDFTVTGASGTASGMWMALACN; from the coding sequence ATGGGCCAGGTACGACGGATTCTTCTGTATGGGTTGGGGCTTGCGAGGCTTTGGGCTGCGGCTTTGCCCGCGTCTGCGGTGGAGACGACGCTGGTGGCGGACGCTCATGTGAACAGCGCGCGGCCGGCGGTCAATAGCGGGGCGATCTCGAATCTGAATGTGGGCGGCGGGTATACGGCGCTGCTGCAGTTTGATCTTTCGATGCTGCCGGCGGGGACTACGGCGGCGCAGGTGTCGCGGGCTACGCTGCGGCTCTATTGTAATCGGATGGATACGGCGGGTTCGGTGAGTGTGCAGCCGGTGAATGGGAGCTGGGGGGAGTACAGCGTGACGTATGGGACGCTGCCGGCGCTGGGGAGTGCGGTGAAGACGGTGGCGGTGGGGCAGGCCGGGGCTTATGTGGTGGTGGATGTGACGGGGCTGGTGCAGGGATGGGTGAGTGCTCCGGCGACCAACAATGGAGTGGCGCTGACGGCGGGGACGGCGGTGGTGCAGTTCGACAGCAAAGAGAACGACCTGACGGGGCATGCGGCGGTGCTGGATGTGGCGCTGGCTTCGGGGGGAGCTACTGGGGCTACAGGAGCTACTGGACCTGCAGGGCCTGCGGGTCCGACTGGAGCTGCAGGGGCTACTGGACCGGCTGGGCCTGCGGGTGCGCCGGGGTTGAGCTTTCAGGGGGCGTATGCGGCGGGTTCGACCTATGCGCTGCATGATGTGGTGACTTATTCGGGGTCGAGTTTTGTCTCGCTGACGGGAGGGAACCGGGGGAATACGCCGGGGCTCACGGCGCAGTGGGCGGTGCTGGCGCAGGCAGGGACGGGTTCGGGTGGCAGCGGTGGAGCGGTTGGGTTGGCTTACCAGGGGACGTATGCCGGGGCTACGAACTATGCGCTGAATGATGTGGTGACGTATCAGGGGTCGAGTTATGTTTCGCTGATTGTGGCGAATCATGGGAATACTCCGGGGTTGAGTCCGGGGCAGTGGGGGGTGCTGGCGCTGGGGGCGGTGGGGATTCAGGGACCGGCGGGGCCTGCTGGGGTGCAGGGGTTGCAGGGGTCGACCGGGCCGGCTGGACCTATCGGGGCTGCGGGGCCGACGGGAGCTGCAGGGGCTGCCGGTGCTCCGGGGCTGCCGGGGTTGGTTTATCAGGGGGCGTATGCTTCGACGACGAACTATGCGCTGGGGGATGTGGTGCTGTGGCAGGGAGCGAGCTATGCTTCGCTGCTGAATGGGAATCATGGCAATACTCCGAGTGCGAGTCCGGGGCAGTGGGGAGTTTTGACCGCGCAGGGACCGGCGGGGACTACGGGAGCGCAGGGACCGCAGGGGATTGCGGGGGCGCAGGGATTGCCGGGGTCCGTGGGGCCGAATGGGCCACCGGGTCCTCAGGGGTTGCAGGGGATTTCTGGGCAGGCTGGGGCGCAGGGTTTGACGGGAGCTACGGGGGCGCAGGGATTAGGTGGGCCGATGGGTCCGCAGGGGCCTGCTGGACCGGTGGGGATGACGTTTCGGGGGACTTATTCGTCTGCGGTGAACTATGGGCTGGCGGATGGCGTGGTGTTTGGCGGGTCGGCTTATGTTTCGCTGGTGGCGGGGAATATTGGGAATACTCCGAGCTTGAGCCCGGCGCAGTGGTCTTTGTTCGCTACGGGTTCGACGGGCGCTACGGGAGCGCAGGGTCCCGCGGGCCCGGCGGGTTTGCCGGGTCCGGCTGGGGTTGCGGGAGCGGCGGGGCCTCAGGGGGCTACGGGCGCTACGGGGCCGCAGGGGCCTCCGGTGGCGAACTATACGGGGAACTATCTGTCGTCGACGAACTATGCGCTGCATGATGCGGTGAGCTTCAATGGATCGACCTATGTTTCGCTGGTGGGGGGGAATGTTGGGAATACACCTTCGCTGAGTCCGGGGCAGTGGGCGGTGCTGACGGCACAGGGCGTTGCTGGGCCGGCTGGTGCGGCTGGGTCAGTGGGGCCGGCAGGTGCGACTGGGCCTGCGGGGGCCAATGGTGCGGTGGGTCCGCAGGGGCCTCCGGTGAGCTTTGTGGGCGGATGGCTGGTGGGGACCAGCTACCCGGTCGGAAGCGCGGTGAGCTTTGGTGGGTCGAGTTACATTGCGCTAGTGGCGAATGTCGGAAGAGAGCCGGATCTGAGTCCCAGCTATTGGGGATTGTTGGCTCAGGCTGGGGCGCAGGGGCCTGCGGGGGCTACGGGCGCTACCGGTCTGCAGGGCGCGACTGGGTTTCCGGGGCCTCAGGGTGTTGCAGGGCCTACCGGAGCTACGGGTTCTGCAGGCCCGGCGGGTTTGACTGGGGCTACGGGACCGGCGGGGCCACAGGGTGCTGCGGGACCGGCTGGAGTTGCGGGGCCAGCGGGGATGGTCTATCGGGGAGCCTACTCTTCAAGTACAAACTATGGGTTGAACGATGCGGTGAGCTATCTTGGGTCGAGTTATATCTCCTTTATTTCTAGTAATTTAGGGAATGCTCCTAATGTAAACCCTTCGGTGTGGAGTTTGTTGGCGGCGCAGGGTGCGGCTGGCGCGACGGGACCTGCCGGGGCGACCGGCGCACAGGGGACGACGGGAGTGCAGGGGCCGCAGGGTGTGGCGGGTCCGGCTGGGCCGGCGGGGGCAGTGGGTGTGACGTTTCGCGGGCCATGGGGGGTTGCGGCTACCTACCATGCCAACGATGTGGTCAGCTTTGGTGGGGCGACGTACCTGGCGGCTACCGGGTCGGTTGGTGCGGAGCCGGATCTCTCGCCGGCGGTGTGGGGGGTGCTGGCACAGGATGGAAGCGCGGGGGCCACGGGGCCGGCTGGTGCGGCGGCTACGGTGAGCGTGGGAACGGTGACGACCGGCGCGGCGGGAACGCAGGCGAGCGTGACCAATGTTGGGAGTGCAAATGCCGCGGTGTTGAATTTTACGATTCCGCAGGGAGCCGCGGGGGCGAATGGGACGGGCGGCAGTGGCGGTGGAGCGGGGACGAGTGGGATACCGTTTTCTTCGATCTATCACTCGGTCTCGTTCAATCTGCTGTTTCATTCGGTGAATAGTTCGGCGGATGCGGCGACGGAGACTGACGCTGTATTGACCTGGGTTCCGGCGGGGTGCACGGCTACGCAGTTGAGTGTGTTTTCGCGTGAGACGACGAATACCGTGAATGTGATTTTGCGGCAGGGGACGCCGGGGAGTATGGCGAATACGTCGCTGGCTTGTTCGGTCGCGCCGGGCGCGTCGTGTACGCAGGAGGGCAATGTGACGGTGGCGGCGGGGAACTTTGTGGACTTTACGGTGACGGGTGCGAGTGGGACGGCTTCGGGGATGTGGATGGCGCTGGCTTGTAATTGA
- a CDS encoding 1,9-bis(guanidino)-5-aza-nonane synthase, whose amino-acid sequence MPTKKELLARPIQHLDIKQHNVVPLVDAMSQMAYSARDTARAANIYDMMLRDTDCGVILCLAGSLISAGLQKIFVDLIRNNMVDAVVSTGANIVDQDFFEALGFNHYVAGDEYKYGAGDAELRELMIDRIYDTFIDEEELRQCDEITHQITNSLEPRPHSSREFIREMGAYLSKNGKTPQAGGRDSIVLAAYEKNVPIFCPAFSDCSAGFGLVAHQHARQGKPMVSIDSAKDFYEITQLKIANPTTGLLMIGGGVPKNFAQDIVVAADILGVEASMHKYAIQITVADARDGALSGSTLKEASSWGKVDLTYEQMVFSEATLALPLITGYAFHKNAQASRKGKKWTSVLDQVAVIA is encoded by the coding sequence ATGCCTACAAAAAAAGAACTCCTAGCCCGCCCCATTCAGCACCTCGACATCAAGCAGCACAACGTAGTTCCTCTGGTCGACGCGATGTCCCAGATGGCCTACTCCGCGCGTGACACCGCCCGCGCCGCCAACATCTACGACATGATGCTCCGCGACACCGACTGCGGCGTCATCCTCTGCCTCGCCGGCTCCCTCATCTCCGCCGGGCTTCAAAAAATATTTGTCGACCTCATCCGCAACAACATGGTCGATGCAGTCGTCTCCACCGGCGCCAACATCGTCGATCAGGACTTCTTCGAGGCCCTCGGCTTCAACCACTATGTCGCCGGCGACGAGTACAAGTACGGCGCAGGCGATGCCGAACTCCGCGAGCTCATGATCGACCGCATCTACGACACCTTCATCGACGAAGAAGAGCTTCGCCAGTGCGACGAGATCACCCACCAGATCACCAACTCCCTCGAGCCCAGGCCGCACAGCTCCCGCGAGTTCATCCGCGAGATGGGAGCCTACCTCAGCAAAAACGGCAAGACCCCGCAGGCCGGCGGACGCGACTCCATTGTCCTCGCCGCCTACGAGAAGAACGTCCCCATCTTCTGTCCCGCCTTCTCCGACTGCTCCGCCGGCTTCGGCCTCGTCGCCCATCAGCACGCCCGCCAAGGCAAGCCCATGGTCTCCATCGACTCCGCCAAGGACTTCTACGAGATCACCCAGCTCAAGATCGCCAATCCCACCACCGGCCTCCTCATGATCGGCGGCGGCGTGCCCAAGAACTTCGCCCAGGACATCGTCGTAGCCGCCGACATCCTCGGCGTCGAAGCCTCCATGCACAAATACGCCATCCAGATCACCGTAGCCGACGCCAGAGACGGCGCCCTCTCCGGGTCTACGCTCAAAGAAGCGTCCAGCTGGGGAAAAGTCGACCTCACCTACGAGCAGATGGTCTTCTCCGAAGCCACCCTCGCCCTGCCCCTGATTACCGGTTATGCCTTCCATAAGAACGCCCAAGCTTCCCGAAAAGGGAAAAAATGGACCAGCGTTCTCGATCAGGTAGCCGTAATCGCCTAA
- a CDS encoding response regulator: MRRILIIDDEDDIREVAALSLEATAGWEILTASSGAEGIDIASAEQPDAILMDVMMPGVDGPTTFARMQQTPAISRIPVLLLTAKVQGVDQRRFAGLGLAGILFKPFDPLTLADQISTALGWAD, encoded by the coding sequence ATGCGACGCATTCTCATAATCGACGACGAAGATGACATTCGCGAGGTAGCCGCGCTATCCCTGGAAGCAACCGCAGGCTGGGAGATCCTCACGGCCAGCTCCGGCGCAGAAGGCATCGACATCGCCTCAGCCGAGCAGCCCGACGCCATCCTCATGGACGTCATGATGCCCGGCGTAGACGGCCCCACCACCTTCGCCAGAATGCAGCAGACTCCCGCCATCTCCCGCATCCCCGTCCTCCTGCTCACCGCCAAGGTTCAGGGCGTCGATCAGCGGCGCTTCGCCGGACTAGGCCTCGCAGGAATCCTCTTCAAGCCCTTCGATCCCCTCACCCTCGCCGACCAGATCTCCACCGCCCTCGGCTGGGCCGACTAA